A genome region from Arachis duranensis cultivar V14167 chromosome 8, aradu.V14167.gnm2.J7QH, whole genome shotgun sequence includes the following:
- the LOC107460288 gene encoding MLO-like protein 1: MSAGGAEEEANLEFTPTWVVAAVCTVIVAISLAAERFLHYGGKFLKNKNQKPLYEALQKIKEELMLLGFISLLLTVSQNGITKICVPPSVTRYMLPCSLDEKEKVTVEHLLGQDRFHFERFFSFPRRLLAETRGTETETHALAKTEFCARKNKVPLLSVEALHHLHIFIFVLAVVHVTFSVLTVIFGGARIRQWKHWEDSIAKQNYETDQVLKRKVVDVQQHDFIKGRFSGFGKDSAIVGWLKSFFKQFYGSVTKSDYVTLRHGFIMTHCKANPKFNFHKYMIRALEDDFKQVVGISWYLWVFVVIFLLLNINGWHTYFWIAFIPFILLLAVGTKLEHVITQLAHEVAEKHAAIEGELVVQPSDDHFWFHRPHFVLFLIHFILFQNAFEIAFFFWIWVTYGFDSCIMGQVRYIVPRLIIGVFIQVLCSYSTLPLYAIVTQMGTHFKAAIFREHVQVRLAGWAQEAKKKKGVKADSQPGEGSSHAVAGIQLGSVFQKRASAAEDGASVPKVEGSAE, from the exons ATGAGTGCCGGAGGTGCAGAAGAGGAGGCGAACCTAGAGTTCACTCCGACGTGGGTTGTGGCCGCCGTTTGCACTGTAATCGTGGCCATTTCCCTCGCCGCCGAGCGTTTCCTCCATTACGGCGGCAAGTTCCTCAAAAACAAGAACCAGAAGCCCCTATACGAGGCTCTACAGAAAATCAAAGAAG AGCTGATGCTGCTGGGTTTCATTTCTCTGCTTCTCACGGTATCGCAAAACGGCATCACTAAAATCTGCGTTCCTCCGAGCGTGACTCGCTACATGCTCCCCTGCAGCCTCGATGAAAAGGAGAAGGTCACCGTGGAGCATTTACTGGGACAAGACCGTTTCCATTTCGAACGTTTCTTCTCTTTCCCCAGGCGCCTTCTTGCCGAGACTCGAGGGACAGAGACAGAGACACATGCACTCGCTAAGACTGAATTCTGCGCTCGCAAG AACAAGGTACCTTTATTATCTGTGGAAGCGCTGCATCACCTGCACATCTTCATTTTTGTACTGGCCGTCGTTCATGTCACCTTCTCCGTTCTCACTGTTATTTTTGGAGGAGCAAGA ATTCGCCAATGGAAGCACTGGGAAGATTCCATTGCGAAGCAGAACTATGAAACAGACCAAG TTTTGAAACGAAAGGTGGTCGATGTTCAGCAGCATGATTTTATCAAAGGTCGCTTTTCGGGCTTTGGCAAAGATTCTGCCATAGTGGGTTGGTTG AAATCCTTTTTTAAGCAATTTTATGGATCTGTTACAAAGTCAGATTATGTCACACTACGGCATGGTTTCATTATG ACCCACTGCAAGGCGAATCCAAAGTTTAATTTTCACAAGTACATGATTCGGGCCCTTGAAGATGATTTCAAGCAGGTTGTTGGCATAAG TTGGTATCTTTGGGTTTTTGTGGTCATATTCTTGTTGCTCAATATCAATG gTTGGCATACATATTTCTGGatagcttttattcctttcatt CTTCTACTTGCCGTTGGCACTAAGCTGGAGCATGTGATAACGCAACTAGCTCATGAAGTAGCTGAAAAGCATGCTGCCATAGAAGGTGAATTAGTTGTACAACCATCAGATGATCACTTTTGGTTTCATCGCCCCCACTTTGTCCTCTTCTTGATCCACTTTATCCTTTTCCAAAATGCTTTTGAgatagcatttttcttttggatATGG GTTACATATGGATTTGACTCTTGTATAATGGGACAAGTTCGTTACATAGTTCCAAGGCTCATTATCGG AGTATTTATCCAGGTACTATGTAGCTACAGCACCCTACCACTGTATGCAATTGTTACACAG ATGGGAACCCATTTTAAGGCAGCAATATTTCGTGAGCATGTGCAAGTGAGGCTTGCTGGTTGGGCACAAGaggcaaaga